In Parabacteroides timonensis, the genomic stretch GAGTTGCCGGTGGAGCTACCGTAGCAGCCCGTTTACGCAGAATCGATGAAAATGCAGAAATAATCCTGTTCGAACGAGGCAAATATGTCTCTTATGCCAATTGCGGACTACCTTATTACATTGGCGGAACTATTACTGAGCGCGACAAACTGTTCGTACAGACAGCGCAGGGATTTACCGCCCGTTTTAATATAGATATTCGTACCGAGCAGGAAGTCACAGCCATCCATCCGAAAGAAAAGACTGTTGAAATAAGAGAACTCAATACAGCCCGGACATACATTGAAAATTATGACAAATTAATTCTTTCTCCCGGAGCGGAACCGCTTCGTCCCGGCATCGAAGGGATCAATAGCGATAAGATATTCACATTACGTAATGTACCCGATACAGACACAATCAAAAAATACGTCAGCCGGAATAATCCGCGCCATGCAGTAGTAGTGGGCGGTGGATTTATCGGATTGGAAATGGCAGAAAACCTGCATCATCTAGGCATCCAGGTAGCGGTCGTTGAGATGGCAAACCAAGTCATGGCTCCGTTGGATTATTCCATGGCTGCCATTGTACATCAGCAATTAATAGAAAAACAGGTGGACCTCCGCCTGGAAGATGGTGTATCTCGTTTCGAAGAAACACCTGAAGGGATCATCGTTCATCTGCGTAGCGGAAAACAGATTACAACCGACCTGGTATTACTCAGTATCGGAGTTCGTCCTGAAACCAGGTTGGCAAAAGAAGCCGGATTATCCCTGGGATCATTAGGAGGCATTGCCGTAAACGATTACATGCAAACTTCCAATCCGGACATCTACGCCTTGGGAGACGCCGTTGAAGTACTCAATCCGGTAACAGGAAAACCAGCCCTGATCCCACTTGCCGGGCCGGCTAACAAACAGGGACGCATCGTTGCCGACAATATCGTGTTCGGCAACCGTGAAACATACAAGGGCACTATCGGCACCTCTATTGCAAAGGTATTCGACCTGACAGTTGCTGCTGCCGGAGCCAATGCCAAGTTGTTAAAACGCGAAGGTATCCCCTATCAGTCGTCGTATACGCATTCGGCATCACATGCCGGTTATTATCCGGGAGCAGTCCCGATGTCTATCAAAATATTATTCTCACCGGATAACGGACAGCTGCTGGGCGCACAGGTTGTCGGATTCGATGGAGTGGACAAACGGATCGAAATGCTAGAACAGGTTATACAACGCAAAGGGACAGTCTACGACCTGACCGAACTTGAGCAGGCCTATGCTCCCCCCTATTCATCGGCAAAAGATCCGGTAAATATGGCCGGATATGTGGCAGAAAACATTCTTACTAAAAAGGTAGAGGTTATAGATTGGCGTAAAATAAGCCAACTGAATAGCGACACCATCCTGGTAGACGTACGCACGGCCGACGAATATTCTTTGGGATCTATTCCGGGTGCAATCAATATACCGGTCGACGAACTCCGCAACCGCCTGTCGGAATTGCCTAAAGATAAACCGATCGTGGTGACCTGTGCCGTTGGTCTGCGCGGATACCTGGCTTACCGCATTCTGGTTCAGCATGGCTATAAAGATGTAAAAAACCTGTCCGGTGGTTATAAAACATGGAGTATCGCGACCGCTAAACCGGTTTTAAAACAGACCGAAAGTAATCAACAAACAACAAAACCGGAAGAACCGTCTGCTGTAACCTCCGCTCGCCCTGCTTCACAGAAGACCGTACAGATCGATGCCTGCGGCTTGCAATGCCCCGGACCGGTTATGCAATTGAAAAAGCATTATGCCGAAATAAATACAGGCGATCGTTTGCTGATCACAGCCACCGACCAGGGTTTCGGCAAAGACGTAGGAGCCTGGTGCAACATGACAGGGGCACAATTGGTGAGTGTCGAGAATAAATCAGGTATCATTCACGCCACAATCGAAAAAGCAGAACCCAAAAGTTCCTGCAAAATGGTAAACGGGGCCGACAATAAAACACTGATCGTATTCAGCGACGACCTGGATAAAGCGCTGGCCTCCTTCGTCATCGCCAACGGAGCGGCCTCTACCGGTAAGAAAGTGACCATGTTCTTTACCTTCTGGGGATTGAACGTAATCAAGAAAAGGCAGAAACCGGCCGTATCGAAAGATATCTTCGGAAAAATGTTCGGCTGGATGCTTCCTGCTCACAGCGGTAAACTGAAGCTATCGAAGATGAACATGGGAGGCGCCGGAAGTTGGATGATGCGTCTGATCATGAAGAAAAAACATATCGACAGCCTGGAAAGCCTGATCGCACAGGCCGCTGAAAATGGTGTCGAAATGATTGCCTGCACCATGAGTATGGATGTGATGGGCGTCAAGGAAGAAGAACTGATGGATAACGTTACACTGGGCGGTGTTGCCACTTACCTGGAACGCGCAGAAGATGCCAATGTAAACCTATTCATCTAACCAAGATTAGCTACAAAAAAAGGATGCACCCTCTTCGTGGAAAGGGTGCATCCTTTTTTTAAAGAGGTCATATGCTTTTACTTTAAAGGCAACGTCGTTACGTCGACTTCAGGAGCCACTCCATTCGGCTGGCGCATAAAAACTGATTTAAATTCCGTATTATCATTAAAGAAACCGCCGTTACGAAGGAAGAACATATTGTCAGCCACACCACCGGCATAGTCCTGACGAACACCGGCCCGGGCAGTTGCATCATAAGTAAACATCCCTTCCGTAAGTTCCTTCCATTCACCTTTAGCCGTACGAGCCCACTGATTGCCAAAACGTACGCTACGTTCCAGATAGCCTTGCCCCGGAATAAAGTTTTCAAGGAAAGAATGCGCTCCGGTATACCAGGCATTTGTTTGCGGGCGAAGGAAACCTGCTATCAATCGCCACTGATTCTCCTCGGGAGCAAAAAACCAGGCATAATAAGCGGTATTCCCTTTTCCATCTGGATGGACACGTGTAATCACACGATAAGTTTGCCCGGCTTTCCAGGGATAAATCAGATAACTTTGACCACCCGAGCCTTCGTTGCCGAACTCTCCGATATGTACATCTTTCCCCTGAGCCAGTAACTTGATACGGTGGTCTTCCGGGATAGCCTTCGGATCATCCGTTTCAAACGGACTCCAGACAGAAAACAAAATACGTCGTTCCGTATCGCTATTCGCCTGGATACCACAATATCCTTCACCAAAACCATTAGTCATGAAATAACTGCCGATCTTATCTTCCCCTTCGGGAACGGTTATTTCGTTGTAGAAATATTCAACCGGCTCTTCAGGCAATGTGTATTTCATATGTACCGAAGGCCCGCGCATTCCCCAGTAAGGTTCAAAGTCCCGGATAAAATAAAGAGGCTCCTGAGCGGCCGGCCCATCAATCAACAGTTCGGAAATACCGGCAAACTGAGCACCTTCCTTCTTCTCCCCTTGTAAATCCACACGAACATAACCCGGTTCCGCAAGCAATACGCTACCCACCGGAACAATCGTTTCTTCCGCATCTGTGATCTTTACTGTAAAACTTTTCCCACCGAAAGTAACTTTCACAACCGACGGACCATCCGTAGCAGTAGCCTTCAGGAACAATTTCAATTCTCCAGCCTGGCTAACCTTAAACCACGACGAAAGAACAGCATCAGAACCTGTCCACGACTTGATGCCTGCGGTAGAAACTTTCGCACCCTCTTTTCCGGCAGTCACATACGTATTACCACCTAACGGAACAGCGACTGCTTCTGCAGACAGTTCCAACTTCTTACCCTGGCAGCTGCACATCATCCATACAGCCATACCCAGTAAAATAACTTGTTTGATCTTCTTCATTGTCTATTTCTTAGATTTAAAGCAAAACGGGACGGAAGTAAACCTATTACTCTCCGCCCCGTTTCCTGTTATTTCCTCCGCAGCTAATCTACGAATATTATTTGATCATATCAAATCCTGTGTAAGGTATTAACGCTTTCGGAATGCGGATACCTTCAGGAGTCTGGTTGTTTTCAAGCAAAGCTGCCACGATACGCGGTAAGGCTAAAGCACTACCGTTCAAAGTGTGACACAGCTGAGTCTTTTTATTTTCATCGCGATAACGACATTTCAAGCGGTTTGCCTGATAAGTGTCGAAGTTGGATACAGAACTTACTTCCAACCAACGCTTCTGAGCTTCTGAATAAACTTCAAAGTCAAAGCAAAGAGCCGCCGTAAAACTCATGTCCCCACCGCACAGACGAAGAATACGATACGGAAGTTCCAGCTTCTGAAGCAGGCCTTCCACATGATCTAACATCTCCTGGTGTGACTGTTTTGAATGTTCCGGCTTGTCGATACGAACCAGTTCTACCTTGGAAAACTCGTGCAGACGGTTCAGACCGCGTACATCCTTTCCGTAAGAACCTGCTTCACGACGGAAACACTGTGTATAGGCACAGTTCTTGATCGGCAACTGCTTATCATCCAAAATAACATCGCGATAAATATTTGTTACCGGAACTTCGGCAGTCGGTATCAGATAAAGATCATCTACTTCGCAATGATACATCTGTCCTTCCTTGTCAGGAAGCTGACCTGTACCAAAACCGGAAGCGGCATTTACCACTGTCGGCGGCATAATTTCCATATACCCGGACTTGCGGGCTTCATCCAGGAAGAAGTTTATCAGGGCACGCTGCAATTGTGCTCCCTGTCCTTTGTAAACCGGAAAACCTGCACCTGTAATCTTCACACCCAAGTCAAAGTCTATCAAGTCATATTTCTTTGTCAATTCCCAGTGAGGCAGTGCATCTTTCGGCAATTCCGTTTCCATACCGCCCATTTTCTCTACCACATTATCTTCGGCTGCAACACCTTCGGGTACTTCATCATAAGGAACATTCGGAATGGTATAAAGCAAGTTCTGCATTTCTTCCGACGCCTGATCCATTTCAGCCTGGATCCCCTTGCTGACTTCCTTGATTTCGGCAACACGCTTTTTAGTAGCCTCAGCTTCTTCCTTTCTGCCCTCTTTCATCAGGCCACCTATAGCTTTCGACAGCGAGTTTACCTCTGCCAGGTTATTATCTAATTGATTCTGTGTACTACGTCTTTTATCGTTTAGCTCGATCACTTTAGCGATAGCTTCCTTAGCATCCTTAAAGTGTTTCTTCTCCAGACCACGAATTACGCGGTCTGTTTCTTCCGTAATCATTTTAAGCGTCAACATACTTGATCTATGTTTATTTATTTTGAAGTGCAAAGATACATAAAAAAGCAACTTTCGGCCTGATGTTCACAAAAATATCTTACTTCACCCGTCCACCTGTTATCCAGGTCCGCGTATAATAAGGTTCACTCAGGCTACTGACCATCACTCCCTTCGAGGTACTGGTATGTATGAACTTTCCGTTTTTCAGATAGATACCGACATGGTTCGGCACTTTTTTCTTCCCGCTGCCTGTCCTGAAAAACACCAAATCCCCCTCTTGTAACTTAGAGCGACTCACTTTCTTACAATTATGTTTCAACATATCCGCCGACGAACGAGCCAATTGTTTTCTATAAACCTCGCGAAAAACAATCGCCACAAACCCGGAGCAATCCACTCCCCGCTTCGTGCTTCCTCCCATCCGATGAGGTGTACCAAGCCATTTCGCCCCTTCATTGTAAAGAAAGATATTATCATCGGGAGTAATACGAACACCATATAAACGTGACAATTCTTTCGGCCCTTTGAAGTCAGCAGGAAGTGCAACACGTTTTTTACTGCCGCAGGACGTCAAAACCAGTGTAAACAAAAATATCCAAAGAAAAGACAGGATGAAATTTTTACGAGTCATGATTATTTATTTGTGGATACAACCACAAATATAACATGCTTTTCGTAAGTTCTTAAGGTTATAACCCTAAAAACTCTATAATACTATTTTTTTCTTAGGGTTATAATCTGAAATAAAAGTCCCCCTATCATAAACATGAAAAGCCATTTGCCAGGGGAGATACTGGCGGCATGTTCTTTCTGCAAAGAGTCGGAACTGAGCTGATGGCTACTGGTTTTTGAGTCGGATCGAATGGATGTATTTACTTCTGCCTGGTCCCGTTCATTAATAGTGATACGGGTAACAGAATGCGGCAACAAAGCTGATGCCGTACAAGATGTGACACAGGAAGTATCCGGATTAACGGTACTCAAGCGGCAAGTATCAAAGACAATATGCTCTATATCAATTGTTCTTTTTCGGGAAGATTGGAGCATTTCGCGTAAAACCAGGCTATCCGTGCGAACAGTCTGTGTTTCGGAGGATGTTTCACGATGCAACCTGCTTTGCCGCCCGGCACTACAGCCAGGCGACAAAAGAACCGGTATACCGATCCAAACAATCAGAGATCTGACAGATATATTCATATCATTTCCCTTTCTATTTATTAATAATTATCTGATACCGGTTCTTTCCACTTACCTTTAGCGAAAGATGCAGAAACTTCTTTCGTTTATACAGGATCGCCTGATCGAAAGGCAACTTGCAAAAACGCAACACATTCAGCAACACCTCCGGGTCAGGTACATAACAATCGGCAGCCTCCCCTTTTACATGCTGGCTCGACGGTACACCGCCTACCAGCCGGTTCACTTCCGGACTGCGATAACCGCTCGTTATTGCAATCGGTCCGGCATAAGCGATACGCAACGGCTGCAACAAACGCTTTACCAGATGTTTCATCGCAATCTCCGCTTCTGCCGGAGGAACGTTGCGCAACCCGTTTTCCACTGCCACCCGGCTATATGTCATTTCCTCCCAGGTAAAATCCCGGCTTATTCTTCTGTTCATTTTTGTATCGATTTTATTTTATACGAATAATCCACCCCAAACAAAGCTCCGGCAAACGTACAGATCTCTCCGAAAGCCACCAGCACACTATTATGAATCTCCCCTTCCGGAGCCACCCAAAAACCGGAGAAAAGAAGAACAATCCCGCTCAGAACGAGCAGGATTGCCATTGTCAATTGAACAGTCAGTTTATTTTTCATACGTTCCCCTTCCCTTACTAACTAATTTTCAACTTTCAATTCTCAATTTTCAATTACTCGATCACCGGACGGTCATCTTCGTCCTCTTTCTTTTCAACGACTTTCACATCGTCTTCTTCAAATTTCGTGATCTCACTTGCCCAACGCAGGCTGGTACCCGGCGAAAAGATAATACGTGCCTTTTTTATCATGGAAGCATTAAAGGCATCTTCCGTTTCAGTTCCTTTCGAACGAACCGAGAAGCGAAAACTCCCGAATTCCCCTACCTGAACAATACTTCCCGAACGAAGTTCCAGCCCCATAGCCCAGTTCAGGGAGTCGAGAATAGCCTTTACATCGGCACTCGACATGGCCGAACGGCTGGAGATCAGTTCACACAACTTTTCCATGTCGCAATAGTTCGAAGACTTTGCAACGGCATACGTCTTGGTTTTACCCTTGTCGTCGCCACTCAACACCTTACGTTGTACTTTTCTGAATTTTAATGCCATACCTTAAAATTTAAATGGTTTATATATTTGTTCCGGGGAACGATACAAAGGTAAGGGGATACAGATTTGTTAAAAACGCAACTAGACAATTCAATAAAGCGATATCTATCAAACTGTTACATATATAATAAATCTTAAATACCATTTTTTGACAATACTTCGTTGCGGTAGTTTTGGTTATTATTTAACTTTTATCAACTAAACGGTATCAACCATTATAGTCATCCTTAATTTTTGTTTTGCCGGATAGGATCAGGAGTTCTTCGGAGATAGGTTTTTCTTTACTGATATTTTCAGCCAATGTTTTGACTTTTTCGGAAAAGTCGAAACAGATGGCAATCGACATAGCCAGGCGGCTCAAAGAGGTTTTGGCGGAACGTTCTATTGCTTCTATTAAATGAAGCGTTCGGATAAACAAAGCTGGATAACGAAGTGTGTAGCGGATATGCCCCATCACGGTTTTCTGCTGTACAAAGTCTGCGTAAGCTTGCCGGTCATGTTCGATCACAGCCTCTATAAAATTCTGTTGAGATATTGGAAGTGCAGTCCAGACAATAAAAGAAACCTTATATATTTTTTCAAGAAACTTTTTTCGCCCTTCTTCCGACATAGCATCCAGGCTTCGGTTAAATTCGTTTACATCAGGAACTTTCCCCTGAGGAAATAAAAGTTCAAACTTATTCTTCTTTTTCATACTAATAATAGACAGGTTTCACTTATTAATTAAAAAGGAACTGTAACCATTACAGTTCCTTTTATCAAGCAATTACCCGGAGTGATATTTCACACCAGTGACATATACCCCATTATTTTAAGAGTTCAAAGCCTTGAGTAAGAGCTTTCCGGGTTTAAATTTCACACTCGTACGAGCCTCTATCACACAGGGAGTACCTGTATGCGGATTACGTCCTTCCCGCTGCTTCTGCTGCCAGGGCTCAAAGCTTCCAAATCCCTGAAGCATGATAGCCTCATGCCCCAATGTTTCTTTCAGGATTTCCTGAAACGCATTAATAAACTGCCGAGACTGACTCAGAGAAACATTCATCTTTGCTGCTAATTCATTTACTAATTCAATTTTGTTCATAATCTGTTTTCTTTGATTTCTGATAAATAATTTCTGTTCCTTATATATTGTAGCAATTTCTTATCTGAAGCGATTCTAAAGATCCCGAACACACCGAACAGTACCGCCGTTGTTCGTGACTTTGGTGTAGAAGAATGCGCCAGTGTCGAAGTAGTGTATACACCTTTCACTGCCAGCCTTATAGGCCGAACTACTCCAGTACCATCTACCGGACAACGGGCTGGCACCCGTTGAGCTCCCTATCGCCTCTCTGTTATTATAGATAGCACGCAACTCTATCATAGTAGGTAAACGCCAACCAGTACCATTCTCATCCAATTCAGAGCAATAAGTTTGCATTGTAGAATAATTACTAAGACCGATTTGTCCATTTTGTACTTCTATAGAATAAGAACCGTTCATTGTAGGAGGGTCAGATAAGTCGACAGTAATCCTATGAGAGGGTGCTGTATTTGTCCCATCAGCATCAAACGGAGGATGTGTTATCCAAGTGTATTTATTTTTAGCCATTTGAGTATAATAATCCTCTAATACACTCTGATCGACTGTTACAATAAAACCAACCAAACCAGCATCCTGCTCTACCTCCACTGTCTTTGAATGGTCACCACCGGTTACAGCAATAGTAAATGTAACAGAACGGGCATCACCCGAATTCGCAGTAGCAATAAACGTCAAAGTCTGCTTATCACTTCCGGTTTCAGAAGATATAATATCAGGTGTAATACCGCTTTCCTCTACAGAAGGAGTCACTGTCCAGGGCAAACCGCTGGTTCCTGCCACCTCTACTGTGCCGGAACCACCTTCTTTTTTAAACGACAATGCTGTTTTAGATACGCTAAATGTAGACCCCGATTGTGTTACAACCACCTTTTTCTCTATATTTCCCGCTTTTACCGTTATATCACCCGACAGTTCCGTACTATTGCGATTCACCCCGTTTGTTTTATATCCTAAAGTTTGATTGCTGCCATCCGTTGTTCCCAGAGTTGAACCTGTCAGGGATAACCAATCAGGAGTAGTAATAGAAAATGGTAATCCCGAAGTTCCTTTAAACGTCAGTGTTCCGCGGGCGTCAGCTGTTGCATCCAATTTTGCAGGACTACCTGAAGCAGTCAGCGATGAGGCTTTTTGGCTTACCGTTATTTTCGCGGTTGGCCCCGCGGAAGCGTCTCCCGCCCGGACTGTTATTTCATCGCTTCGAGACTCTGCTTTCGGATTTACCGACACATTATAAATTATATTCTGGGCAGAACCGGTTGTCGGGCCACCGGAACTTTCAGCTAAGGTAATCCAACTACCATCCGTTACACTAGCCGCCCAGTTTAATCCGGCTGTAGCCGTAAAGGAAGAGGTCAAGCCGTTAACAGCCTCGGCATTTACTTCTTTTGAAGAACCCGTTACGGTAGAACCCTCCTGAGAAACATTGATATCTTGTTTTAATCCGTCGGTATCACTCTCATTCCCCACCGATACTCCGGCTTTTATCGTTATCTTTCCGGAACGTGCCGTTGCCGATGGATTACTGGTTTTCGCCTTAACAGCTAAGGTTTGTGCCTCTTCCGGAGCTTCACCACCGTCCGGATTACCCGTTACCCAATCGAGCCATTCTTTGTCACTTAAATCTGCCGACCATTGCAAACCTTTTGTAGCGGTAAAGGAGGAAGTGCCCTCTGATCCCAAAGCAGCCTCCAGGGATATATCCCCCCCTTTTGTCAAAGTCGAGCCACTTTGCGTAATAGTTATATCCTGATCAACACCGTTCACTTTCAAGTTAAACGTCACACTTCTTTCTACCGCTTTCGGATTGGCGGATGCAGCCTGAAAGACCACTTTATAGGGGCCATGATAAGAAAACGTAGCACCAGCCGAAACGGCAGTGCCGTCTAATAAAGCCGACAGCCATTGGGGCATGTCGAAACTCCACGGTTGACCCGGGCGGGCCGTAATCTGTACCTCTTTTATTCCACCTTTTTCCGCCGGCATCTTTCCCTCGTCAACGATAATAGGGGGTATTTTCCCCACTGTGATACGTTCGTCAGAAACATCGATACCGACCAGGGTGACACTCATCATATAATGCGAGTTGCGTATAATATCATAATTATTCATATCGCCACCCGGATAGAACCGGAAGGTAACCTCCTCATACGTCACCCCGCCCTGTACTGCCACACCGGTCAGTTCGATACAGGTGGCCTTCGTTACACCGGTACCGATCTTCTTCTTTTCCGAGTCGACAGCTTCAGGACCACTGACCGTACCCGCCATGTTTTCCGGCAGATACCAGTAGATCGTCGCACCATCAGCACTGGCCGTTCCACTATACGTGTCATAACTTAGGTCGGATAATTGTGTTGTCGGAGCTGTTACCTGCGATTTATTCGGGACGGATCTCAGCGCCACCGAGGTCGGAGTAAACGAAAAGTCGGGTCCCATCGAATAAGTAAACGTAATTTTAGCCAAAAGACGGGTCAGTTCCACTTCGATATCTTTCATACCGTCAGCTACAACCTTTCCGTTCCACATGCCGACCATCCGGCATAAGTTATCACTGGGTAAGCCTTCGGTAGAAGTATAGGTTAATGTATGTGTTTTTAATGTGCCTTCATTGTCTATTTTACCCAGGTTGCCTGCGTTGGATATGAAGTACACGTGGCTATCGCTCTCCTCTGGGATCTGTTTCAGTTTCAGGTTAACTGTAGTGCCGGTCATCGATTCAAAATACTGATTAAACAGGTGGTCACCCGTTGCCGCATTATACTGCCCGACCCATAGGTTGGCGATCTGGTTTTCCTGGTCGGTTGTCAATGCCACTTTAGCACGCGTCTGTAATGTATCAGTCATACCGGCTACCAGGGTATCCGACTCGACCGTGCCAGCGGGTGTAAATGTGATGCTACGGGTAACAGGAATACTGCTGGCCAGCACCTTCAGATTGAATCCGGCCTCCACCTCCTTCAAAGCATGAGGCGGAACATCACCATCTTCCACCTCCGTCTCAGTGCAACCACTCACAACGGAAAGAAGTAACCACACCAGCAACCATATCGTTTCATTCATCCGTCTCATTGTATTTCATTTTATTTATTCTTCCGCTCCAACATTTCCATTTCCTGTCCAATCGATGTTATTCCATTGGGCTACCTTTATAGTCGTACCTATACCTTCGTTGATATCCGGATCGGTAGGCGACTGACCGGAGCCTCCTACACCGGCATCTGTAAAAGCGATCGTATTCCAGTTGAGTACTTTCATCAATAAGGAACTTTCGTTGTTCTTTATCTCAAGAGTAAAGATATAGCGCTTACCGGCATCGAAAGTAATATTCTGATCGATCGTTGCATGCAAAGTGGCCGTTTCCTGATCCCTGACTACGGTTATCTCCACATCGAAAGCCTTATTGTCTTTGGGAAGGACAACTCCTTTCGTCTTATTCAACCCCATTTCATCAATGTCGGGTGCAGCCTCCACCGATTCAAATTCAACGCTTTCAAACGTTACCTTTGCCTCATCGCCCACACTGCCGCCTGTCGGTGTTATCCCCGTATCTTCTCCGGCTATCAGGCTAGCACCCGAAGAAGATATCCTACTAACCACCAGCTTTGTTCCGTATAACTTCTTAAAAGGAAGTGCGTTATCCTGCGAAGGAGCCACATTGAACACTACCGACGCACATTTCCGGCAGAAAGTAGCCAGAGTCACCCGCCGGGAAGTGGCCGATATAGTTACGCCACGAACAAAAGAAGTCATCACATCCTCCTTATGAGGGATATCCCTTATCTGATAAGCATTGTCTCCCCCTTTTTCCAGCACTCGTGCAGGCGAAACAGCATAGAAGTCATACACACCTCCCTTCACGGTCAGTCCATCGGCTTTTCCATCTATCTTTTTACCCGTCGCATCGACCAAACAGGGCGACAACGAACCGTCAATACCAACCACATAAGTAGCCTGAAACGAAGGAGCCAATGCAGAAAACGAGATCGGGCCTTGTACACTCTCCACATTTCCTCTGAAGTAAGCTCCGATCCGTACCGTCGTACCTTTGGGAAGCGGCTTAGGGACAGCTGTTTCCCCGCCACGGCTCAAAACTTCCGGTACTCCCAGATCCGGCTTACCGAAACTAAGGGTTACCGGCCGGTTCTCCTCCGGCACGATCTCCTCCACCGGTCCTGCCGTACACCCCGCCAGCAGGCCACCGACCAGTAAACCCAATAGATATCGTCGTATTATTCGTTTCATTCCCATTAATTCCACATTGGCATATTGCCACATTATTATTCCATCGGCACCTCAGTAACTCCACCTTCGTTCCAACCGGCTACTACCACATCGGCTATTTCGATTCCCTGCGGGGACATACCTATATTGTAGATGTAATTGTTTCCCTTTTCCCAGTTTACCGAAAATGTTCCGGGAACATCTGTCCCTTCGGAAGGGGACATGGTGAAGACACGGTCATCTTCGAGCGTCAATTCCAAGGTTACGTCGGCACCCATTACCGGAATCACCAAACCGAATGCCTGTATCGGGACACCGGCAATATCGGCCGCTTCACTCACACCGGTTCCTATAACGCGCATATCGTCAGTACCGGCCGCCGTAAACGACAGTTCACTGGCTGCAATCATCGTATCGCCCAGCTCACCCGTAGAGAGATTCAGTGTAGCGGTAGCGGACTTTTTTAATCCCCCACTGCTTTTCAGCACCACCTTTTTCACCTTACACCCGGCAAAAGCCGTACCTCCTTCTTTTTCCACCACACGGAAACTAACCTTTGCCAGCGCATGATTCATTAAGAGCGACACGGCCGGAT encodes the following:
- a CDS encoding CoA-disulfide reductase is translated as MKYLIVGGVAGGATVAARLRRIDENAEIILFERGKYVSYANCGLPYYIGGTITERDKLFVQTAQGFTARFNIDIRTEQEVTAIHPKEKTVEIRELNTARTYIENYDKLILSPGAEPLRPGIEGINSDKIFTLRNVPDTDTIKKYVSRNNPRHAVVVGGGFIGLEMAENLHHLGIQVAVVEMANQVMAPLDYSMAAIVHQQLIEKQVDLRLEDGVSRFEETPEGIIVHLRSGKQITTDLVLLSIGVRPETRLAKEAGLSLGSLGGIAVNDYMQTSNPDIYALGDAVEVLNPVTGKPALIPLAGPANKQGRIVADNIVFGNRETYKGTIGTSIAKVFDLTVAAAGANAKLLKREGIPYQSSYTHSASHAGYYPGAVPMSIKILFSPDNGQLLGAQVVGFDGVDKRIEMLEQVIQRKGTVYDLTELEQAYAPPYSSAKDPVNMAGYVAENILTKKVEVIDWRKISQLNSDTILVDVRTADEYSLGSIPGAINIPVDELRNRLSELPKDKPIVVTCAVGLRGYLAYRILVQHGYKDVKNLSGGYKTWSIATAKPVLKQTESNQQTTKPEEPSAVTSARPASQKTVQIDACGLQCPGPVMQLKKHYAEINTGDRLLITATDQGFGKDVGAWCNMTGAQLVSVENKSGIIHATIEKAEPKSSCKMVNGADNKTLIVFSDDLDKALASFVIANGAASTGKKVTMFFTFWGLNVIKKRQKPAVSKDIFGKMFGWMLPAHSGKLKLSKMNMGGAGSWMMRLIMKKKHIDSLESLIAQAAENGVEMIACTMSMDVMGVKEEELMDNVTLGGVATYLERAEDANVNLFI
- a CDS encoding DUF3472 domain-containing protein, with the translated sequence MKKIKQVILLGMAVWMMCSCQGKKLELSAEAVAVPLGGNTYVTAGKEGAKVSTAGIKSWTGSDAVLSSWFKVSQAGELKLFLKATATDGPSVVKVTFGGKSFTVKITDAEETIVPVGSVLLAEPGYVRVDLQGEKKEGAQFAGISELLIDGPAAQEPLYFIRDFEPYWGMRGPSVHMKYTLPEEPVEYFYNEITVPEGEDKIGSYFMTNGFGEGYCGIQANSDTERRILFSVWSPFETDDPKAIPEDHRIKLLAQGKDVHIGEFGNEGSGGQSYLIYPWKAGQTYRVITRVHPDGKGNTAYYAWFFAPEENQWRLIAGFLRPQTNAWYTGAHSFLENFIPGQGYLERSVRFGNQWARTAKGEWKELTEGMFTYDATARAGVRQDYAGGVADNMFFLRNGGFFNDNTEFKSVFMRQPNGVAPEVDVTTLPLK
- the serS gene encoding serine--tRNA ligase, whose translation is MLTLKMITEETDRVIRGLEKKHFKDAKEAIAKVIELNDKRRSTQNQLDNNLAEVNSLSKAIGGLMKEGRKEEAEATKKRVAEIKEVSKGIQAEMDQASEEMQNLLYTIPNVPYDEVPEGVAAEDNVVEKMGGMETELPKDALPHWELTKKYDLIDFDLGVKITGAGFPVYKGQGAQLQRALINFFLDEARKSGYMEIMPPTVVNAASGFGTGQLPDKEGQMYHCEVDDLYLIPTAEVPVTNIYRDVILDDKQLPIKNCAYTQCFRREAGSYGKDVRGLNRLHEFSKVELVRIDKPEHSKQSHQEMLDHVEGLLQKLELPYRILRLCGGDMSFTAALCFDFEVYSEAQKRWLEVSSVSNFDTYQANRLKCRYRDENKKTQLCHTLNGSALALPRIVAALLENNQTPEGIRIPKALIPYTGFDMIK
- a CDS encoding C40 family peptidase; translated protein: MTRKNFILSFLWIFLFTLVLTSCGSKKRVALPADFKGPKELSRLYGVRITPDDNIFLYNEGAKWLGTPHRMGGSTKRGVDCSGFVAIVFREVYRKQLARSSADMLKHNCKKVSRSKLQEGDLVFFRTGSGKKKVPNHVGIYLKNGKFIHTSTSKGVMVSSLSEPYYTRTWITGGRVK
- a CDS encoding D-Ala-D-Ala carboxypeptidase family metallohydrolase, with protein sequence MNRRISRDFTWEEMTYSRVAVENGLRNVPPAEAEIAMKHLVKRLLQPLRIAYAGPIAITSGYRSPEVNRLVGGVPSSQHVKGEAADCYVPDPEVLLNVLRFCKLPFDQAILYKRKKFLHLSLKVSGKNRYQIIINK
- a CDS encoding HU family DNA-binding protein, coding for MALKFRKVQRKVLSGDDKGKTKTYAVAKSSNYCDMEKLCELISSRSAMSSADVKAILDSLNWAMGLELRSGSIVQVGEFGSFRFSVRSKGTETEDAFNASMIKKARIIFSPGTSLRWASEITKFEEDDVKVVEKKEDEDDRPVIE
- a CDS encoding HU family DNA-binding protein codes for the protein MNKIELVNELAAKMNVSLSQSRQFINAFQEILKETLGHEAIMLQGFGSFEPWQQKQREGRNPHTGTPCVIEARTSVKFKPGKLLLKALNS